One genomic segment of Thermodesulfobacterium sp. TA1 includes these proteins:
- a CDS encoding glycosyltransferase produces MSHKILILDTGKEWGGGTVSLIELLKRIDKNRYAFTALFYHNYNKGTESNIKKELENLGINFILLPPRPKSIKYKIVKEALRIFFFFSKALRQYAIFWVDYFFRVKPKAKIIAQIIKELNIDLIYMNNQPATNLEGILAAKITGIPAVLHCRTMPKLNRFLINQINGGLEKIICVSKNLKDFLLEKGVIPEKCVVVYDGIDINLIPSKSSEEIKQGLKLSEKEIIIGTVGTLRKIKRMDDLIEAIFLVKPKTDKPIKLVVVGDGPERNYLIELVQKRGLEKEVIFTGFQSDAISYINFFDIFVLASEREGLPRVILEAMLMGKPVVASKIPGVVEQVIEGETGFLVPPKNPQAFAEKILTLINDPELRRTLGERGRKRILERFAMERYVKEVEKVFEEVLRNDL; encoded by the coding sequence ATGAGTCATAAGATCTTAATTCTTGATACCGGAAAGGAATGGGGTGGGGGTACAGTATCTTTAATCGAACTTTTGAAACGTATCGACAAAAATAGATACGCATTTACTGCTCTATTTTATCATAATTATAACAAAGGTACTGAATCTAATATTAAAAAGGAGTTAGAAAATTTAGGGATAAATTTTATTTTACTTCCTCCAAGGCCTAAATCTATAAAGTATAAAATAGTCAAAGAGGCGCTTCGAATCTTCTTTTTCTTTAGTAAAGCTTTAAGACAATATGCAATATTTTGGGTAGATTACTTTTTTCGTGTAAAACCTAAGGCTAAAATCATCGCTCAGATCATAAAAGAATTAAACATAGATTTAATATACATGAACAATCAACCTGCTACTAACCTTGAAGGAATTTTAGCCGCTAAGATTACAGGTATTCCTGCAGTCCTTCATTGTAGAACGATGCCTAAGTTGAACCGATTTTTAATTAACCAGATTAATGGGGGGTTAGAAAAAATCATTTGTGTTTCAAAAAATTTGAAAGATTTTTTATTGGAAAAAGGGGTTATACCAGAAAAATGTGTGGTAGTTTATGACGGAATAGATATAAATCTTATACCATCTAAGTCTTCAGAAGAGATAAAACAAGGCTTAAAGCTTTCAGAAAAAGAAATTATCATCGGTACCGTAGGAACTTTGCGTAAAATAAAAAGGATGGATGACCTGATAGAGGCGATTTTTTTAGTTAAACCCAAAACCGATAAACCGATAAAATTAGTGGTGGTAGGGGATGGACCTGAAAGAAATTATTTAATAGAATTAGTTCAAAAAAGGGGTTTAGAAAAGGAAGTTATTTTTACTGGTTTCCAATCTGATGCGATTTCTTATATAAACTTTTTTGATATTTTTGTATTAGCCTCAGAAAGAGAGGGCTTACCTCGTGTGATTTTAGAGGCTATGTTAATGGGGAAACCGGTTGTGGCTTCTAAGATACCAGGGGTGGTTGAACAGGTAATCGAAGGTGAGACGGGATTTCTTGTTCCTCCTAAAAACCCGCAAGCTTTTGCAGAAAAAATCTTAACATTGATAAATGACCCTGAATTAAGAAGAACTTTAGGGGAACGCGGGAGAAAAAGGATTTTAGAAAGGTTTGCGATGGAGAGGTACGTAAAAGAAGTTGAAAAAGTTTTTGAAGAAGTTTTAAGGAACGATTTATGA
- a CDS encoding 3-deoxy-7-phosphoheptulonate synthase produces MIIIMEPHVTQESPEFQSLLKYLERFPHLQIKVIENKGVTRTLLEVHLIGEDYMVSQEEIESLPGVEKAIKVTAKYRLIGRHGVLTDLGFTYKDLKFSQESFHVFAGLCAVDTYENAEAIFKVLKENGVCCARMGAYKPRTSPYDFQGLGKECLPWLFDLAGKYGIKVIVMEVLSPHHIDEIREALDLTGHPCGVILQIGTRNAQNFELLKAVGRQLDFPVLYKRGYGLSLEESLNAAEYIASEGNTHIIFCLRGVRTHLGDPHRNLVDFSHVPVVKRLTRMPVCIDPSHPIGSRVKAPDGIRDIYHVTAQGVIAGANTILVEFHPCPEKALCDGPQALPLTELPLYLEYVYKVRETYLELKKMVNQKSV; encoded by the coding sequence ATGATTATCATCATGGAACCTCATGTCACCCAGGAAAGTCCTGAATTTCAATCCTTACTAAAATATCTTGAACGATTTCCTCACTTGCAGATAAAAGTTATAGAAAACAAAGGGGTTACTCGTACTCTGCTTGAAGTACATCTGATAGGAGAGGACTATATGGTATCTCAAGAGGAAATAGAAAGTTTACCTGGTGTTGAAAAGGCAATAAAGGTTACGGCTAAATATAGACTAATCGGAAGACATGGGGTCCTTACAGATTTAGGCTTTACCTATAAAGACCTAAAGTTTAGTCAAGAGTCTTTTCATGTTTTTGCGGGACTTTGTGCTGTAGATACTTATGAAAACGCCGAAGCTATTTTTAAGGTCTTAAAAGAAAATGGGGTATGTTGTGCCAGAATGGGGGCTTATAAACCAAGGACTTCACCTTATGATTTCCAAGGGCTTGGAAAAGAATGTCTTCCTTGGTTGTTTGACTTGGCAGGAAAGTATGGAATTAAGGTAATAGTGATGGAGGTACTTTCTCCTCATCATATAGATGAAATTAGAGAGGCTTTGGACCTCACAGGACATCCTTGTGGGGTTATTTTACAAATAGGCACCAGAAACGCCCAAAACTTTGAACTTTTAAAAGCTGTAGGCAGACAATTAGACTTTCCTGTGCTTTACAAAAGAGGATATGGACTTTCTTTAGAAGAAAGCCTTAATGCTGCAGAATACATAGCCTCCGAAGGCAACACTCACATCATCTTTTGTTTAAGAGGCGTAAGGACCCACTTGGGAGATCCTCATAGAAACCTGGTAGACTTTTCCCATGTACCGGTAGTAAAAAGGCTTACCAGAATGCCTGTATGTATAGACCCCTCTCATCCTATAGGGTCAAGGGTAAAGGCTCCAGACGGCATAAGGGACATCTACCATGTCACCGCACAAGGGGTTATTGCCGGAGCCAATACCATTTTGGTAGAGTTTCATCCTTGCCCTGAAAAGGCTTTATGCGATGGTCCCCAGGCCTTACCTTTAACCGAACTTCCTCTTTATCTTGAATATGTATATAAAGTAAGAGAAACCTATTTAGAGCTTAAAAAAATGGTTAACCAAAAAAGTGTTTAA
- a CDS encoding radical SAM protein: MFKNWFLPSFDWIQVEVSGLCNAKCLYCPHTVWQKNWLGTNLSLDLFKSFLPYLKKTRLVYLQGWGEPLLNPNFFEMVRLAKSQGAMVGFTTNGTLIDDNLAEKLILSGVDIIAFSLAGIETNDRLRKGTSLTRVLNAIEKINAAKKILKQEKPQVHIAYMLLKSNEHELEKLPNFLTGLGIKEIVVSLLDLVPDEELQKECLVPQTEDEFKVLKSRAEKVAEEAKSLGLRMVFNLPSPSFQREVCSENPIKTLFINSLGMVSPCVFTGIPAAYKKNLYFGNIKDESLKTIWNKKEYQKFRNTHPSSSKPSVCITCPKTRTIEIPFNF; the protein is encoded by the coding sequence GTGTTTAAAAACTGGTTTTTACCCTCCTTTGATTGGATACAGGTAGAGGTTTCAGGCCTTTGTAACGCTAAATGTTTGTACTGCCCTCATACGGTATGGCAAAAAAATTGGTTAGGCACCAACCTAAGTTTGGACCTCTTTAAATCTTTTCTTCCTTATTTAAAAAAGACCCGACTGGTTTATTTGCAAGGCTGGGGAGAACCCCTTCTTAATCCAAATTTTTTTGAGATGGTAAGACTTGCTAAGTCTCAAGGGGCTATGGTTGGTTTTACCACCAACGGAACCCTAATCGATGACAATCTTGCAGAAAAATTAATACTTTCCGGAGTAGACATCATAGCCTTTTCTTTAGCCGGAATCGAGACCAACGACCGTCTAAGAAAAGGTACTTCTCTAACACGGGTTTTAAATGCTATAGAAAAAATAAACGCCGCTAAGAAAATTTTAAAACAAGAAAAACCTCAAGTTCATATAGCTTACATGCTGCTTAAATCAAACGAACACGAGCTTGAAAAACTACCTAATTTTTTAACTGGTCTTGGGATAAAAGAAATAGTGGTAAGTCTGCTTGATTTAGTCCCTGATGAGGAATTACAAAAGGAATGTCTTGTTCCTCAAACAGAAGACGAATTTAAGGTTTTAAAATCGCGAGCAGAGAAAGTAGCAGAAGAAGCTAAATCCTTAGGCTTAAGGATGGTCTTTAACCTTCCTTCTCCTTCTTTCCAAAGGGAGGTCTGCAGTGAAAATCCGATAAAAACTCTTTTTATTAACTCTCTTGGGATGGTCTCTCCTTGTGTTTTTACAGGAATTCCAGCTGCCTATAAAAAAAATCTTTATTTTGGCAACATAAAAGACGAAAGCCTTAAAACCATTTGGAACAAAAAGGAATACCAAAAGTTTAGGAACACCCATCCATCGTCTTCTAAACCTTCAGTTTGTATAACCTGCCCAAAGACCAGAACTATAGAAATTCCTTTTAATTTTTAA
- a CDS encoding diguanylate cyclase, which translates to MQEAENTKILLVDDDRFILKALTKLISQRLSLEVLTAESLAELKTCLEKEKELALAVCDYHLPDAEKGEAIDFLLSKGVPTIVLTASYDEKLRDTILDKGVVDYLVKGIPNVSEHIIVSIKRALKTFKTKVLVVEDMPVDRRIISDILKKMLFQVLETSTLKEAKEVFKKEPQIKLMILDYYFPEEDALEFLYEIRKTYPKSDLGIIVVSGMVKTKMIPVLLKAGANDFLKKPFSQEEFMVRVYNTLELIELIQELEFLAYHDPLTGLYNRRYFMEEAPKFLSIAKRKNLKLACLMIDIDDFKKINDTYGHEVGDLVLKDLAEKLKNTFKRKEDIVARFGGEEFIVLVVYSEKQALIDFIEYFRKKVASTPLDLKEGDLIKYTVSIGVELEIKDRLKDMLTSADKKLYEAKKRGKNCIVF; encoded by the coding sequence ATGCAAGAAGCAGAAAATACTAAAATTCTTTTGGTAGATGACGACCGTTTTATTTTGAAAGCTTTAACCAAGCTTATTTCTCAAAGGCTTTCTTTGGAAGTCCTTACTGCAGAAAGCTTAGCAGAACTTAAAACATGTTTAGAAAAAGAAAAAGAACTTGCTCTTGCAGTGTGCGATTACCATCTTCCAGATGCAGAAAAAGGAGAGGCTATAGATTTTTTATTATCTAAAGGGGTACCTACGATAGTTTTAACCGCATCTTATGACGAAAAACTTAGAGATACTATTCTTGATAAAGGAGTAGTAGATTATTTAGTCAAAGGTATTCCTAACGTTAGCGAACACATTATCGTTAGCATAAAGAGGGCTTTAAAAACCTTTAAAACTAAGGTTTTAGTAGTAGAGGATATGCCTGTTGATCGGAGGATAATTTCAGACATTTTAAAAAAGATGCTTTTTCAGGTTTTAGAAACTTCAACTCTTAAAGAAGCTAAGGAAGTCTTTAAAAAAGAACCTCAGATTAAACTTATGATATTAGACTATTATTTTCCGGAAGAGGATGCATTAGAGTTTTTGTATGAAATTAGGAAGACCTATCCTAAAAGTGATTTAGGTATTATCGTTGTTTCAGGTATGGTTAAAACAAAGATGATACCCGTTTTACTAAAAGCTGGAGCAAATGATTTTCTTAAAAAGCCTTTTAGTCAAGAAGAGTTCATGGTAAGGGTGTACAATACTTTAGAGCTTATCGAATTAATTCAGGAATTGGAATTTCTTGCTTATCATGATCCATTAACAGGTCTTTATAACCGGCGATACTTCATGGAAGAAGCTCCTAAGTTTTTAAGCATAGCTAAGAGAAAAAATTTAAAACTTGCCTGCTTAATGATTGACATCGATGATTTTAAAAAGATTAACGATACTTACGGGCATGAGGTGGGGGATTTAGTTTTAAAAGACTTGGCAGAAAAACTTAAAAACACCTTTAAGAGAAAGGAAGATATCGTGGCCAGGTTTGGAGGTGAGGAGTTTATAGTTTTGGTTGTTTATTCAGAAAAACAGGCTTTGATTGATTTTATAGAATATTTTAGGAAAAAGGTTGCCTCTACCCCGTTAGACTTAAAAGAAGGAGACTTGATAAAGTATACTGTTTCTATCGGTGTTGAGCTTGAGATTAAGGATAGGTTAAAAGATATGTTGACTTCTGCAGATAAGAAACTTTATGAAGCCAAAAAACGGGGAAAAAACTGTATAGTTTTTTAA
- a CDS encoding DUF2344 domain-containing protein, giving the protein MEKPETTDYPYQLLITVRKPSRYLGEEPFFKKKDWEKAELKVCLCYPDLYEIGRSHLGINILAYLINQQKTWLADLAFAVAPDLEEALKTQGYPLLSLNYRKPLKAFDVIGISYAYELSVTGILQVLDLSVIPLRANHRDRKVPLILGGGPSCGNPEPIAEFFDALIIGEAEEVIFEVLEIYKRWKSTQKSRQSLWEELAQIEGVYVPEIKNRTKRRILKDLNLETLSWEFGTPLIELSHDRVPMEISRGCTRGCRFCEASFYYRPVREKSPNYIINQIKKNFEGTGLTEASLMSLSAGDYTVLKPLINKLKEEFYLKTSYRKYAFSLPSLRVGSIDAELLEFIKLGRKTGLTFAPEAGTERLRRVINKDIDINQLIEDIRLAKKHGWTKIKLYFMIGLPTEEEEDLEGIYQLYRLIKKEVPQIGITVSVSTFIPKPHTPFQWERQISIDETYKKIRYLKERLGKNLRYHQPEQSFLEGVIGRGDRGLSFLIERAYQKGARFDSWKDFFNFNLWVEAAKELGIDLNVYLRERSLEEDLPWDHIDLRISKEYLIKERKKAYQGEITKDCRFEKCSKCGVCQKGIKNLLNNAEESSLYLVSDLEIKSERSSENPKEYWYEIYYTKKDKAVFLSQLEVIRLFVLVLNKLGFPLVYTSGFHPHPKIVVEDALPIGVFSEKEAIGVAMYEPGLSFKLKDLEIYPGLRIIEVFERPFKPTFQREQKVYQIIPLAEKDFWLNRLSNLSFPEGIEIELKEKSLLIKAYIPNFSLLKFLKQVLTLDNPLSFFKIIKLSKYLED; this is encoded by the coding sequence ATGGAAAAACCTGAAACAACTGACTATCCTTATCAACTTTTGATAACCGTTAGGAAACCGTCTCGTTATTTGGGGGAAGAACCCTTTTTTAAGAAAAAAGATTGGGAAAAAGCAGAGCTTAAGGTTTGTTTATGTTATCCAGACCTTTATGAAATAGGTCGTTCTCATTTGGGGATAAACATTTTGGCTTATTTGATAAATCAGCAAAAAACCTGGTTAGCAGATTTAGCTTTTGCAGTTGCTCCAGATTTAGAAGAAGCGCTAAAAACACAAGGGTATCCTTTATTAAGTTTAAATTACCGAAAACCTCTTAAGGCCTTTGATGTGATAGGAATAAGTTATGCTTATGAGCTTTCTGTTACCGGTATTTTACAGGTTTTAGACCTTTCAGTAATTCCTTTAAGGGCAAACCACAGAGATAGAAAGGTCCCTTTAATTTTGGGAGGTGGTCCAAGTTGTGGAAACCCAGAGCCTATAGCCGAGTTTTTTGACGCCCTTATTATAGGAGAGGCAGAAGAGGTTATTTTTGAGGTTTTAGAGATTTATAAACGCTGGAAATCAACCCAAAAATCTCGCCAATCCCTTTGGGAGGAGCTGGCTCAAATAGAAGGAGTTTATGTTCCCGAGATTAAAAACAGGACTAAAAGACGGATTTTAAAGGATTTAAACCTGGAAACTTTGAGTTGGGAGTTTGGGACACCTTTGATAGAACTTTCTCATGACAGGGTCCCGATGGAAATCTCCAGAGGTTGTACCAGAGGCTGTAGGTTTTGTGAGGCAAGTTTTTATTATCGTCCTGTAAGAGAAAAAAGCCCAAATTATATAATAAACCAAATAAAGAAAAATTTTGAAGGCACAGGACTTACCGAGGCCTCTTTAATGAGTCTTTCTGCAGGAGATTATACCGTTTTAAAACCTTTAATCAATAAACTAAAAGAAGAGTTTTATTTAAAAACATCTTATAGGAAATATGCCTTTTCTTTGCCATCTTTAAGGGTAGGTAGTATAGACGCTGAACTTTTAGAGTTTATCAAGCTTGGAAGAAAAACAGGGCTTACCTTTGCCCCTGAGGCAGGGACAGAAAGATTGAGAAGGGTTATCAACAAAGACATAGACATCAACCAGTTGATAGAAGACATAAGGCTTGCTAAAAAGCATGGCTGGACCAAGATAAAACTTTATTTTATGATAGGCCTTCCTACCGAAGAAGAGGAGGATTTAGAAGGGATTTATCAGCTATATCGTTTGATAAAAAAAGAAGTTCCTCAAATCGGAATAACCGTTTCAGTTTCTACTTTTATTCCTAAGCCTCACACCCCTTTTCAGTGGGAAAGACAGATTTCTATAGATGAAACCTATAAAAAGATTAGATATTTAAAAGAAAGATTAGGTAAAAATCTTCGTTATCATCAGCCAGAACAAAGTTTTCTTGAGGGGGTTATTGGGAGAGGAGATAGAGGTTTGTCTTTTTTAATAGAACGAGCCTATCAAAAGGGAGCCCGGTTTGATAGCTGGAAAGACTTTTTTAATTTTAACCTATGGGTTGAGGCGGCTAAAGAATTAGGTATTGACTTAAACGTTTATTTAAGAGAAAGGTCTTTGGAAGAGGACCTCCCTTGGGACCATATAGATTTAAGAATTTCTAAAGAGTATCTGATAAAAGAGAGAAAAAAAGCTTACCAAGGAGAGATTACTAAAGACTGTAGGTTTGAAAAATGTAGCAAATGCGGAGTTTGTCAGAAAGGGATAAAAAATTTATTGAATAATGCCGAAGAGTCTTCTTTATACTTGGTCTCAGATTTAGAGATTAAATCTGAGCGCTCTTCTGAAAATCCTAAGGAATACTGGTATGAGATTTATTATACCAAAAAAGACAAGGCGGTTTTTCTTTCTCAGCTTGAAGTAATCAGGCTTTTTGTATTGGTCCTTAATAAGCTTGGGTTTCCTTTAGTATATACTTCAGGGTTTCATCCTCACCCTAAAATCGTGGTAGAAGACGCCCTTCCTATAGGTGTTTTTTCTGAAAAAGAAGCTATAGGGGTTGCCATGTATGAACCAGGACTTTCTTTCAAGCTTAAAGATTTAGAAATTTATCCAGGTTTACGTATTATTGAGGTGTTTGAAAGACCCTTTAAGCCTACGTTTCAAAGAGAACAAAAGGTTTATCAAATTATTCCTCTTGCAGAAAAAGATTTTTGGTTAAACCGACTGTCAAACCTTTCTTTTCCTGAAGGAATAGAGATAGAATTGAAAGAAAAAAGCCTTTTAATTAAGGCCTATATTCCAAACTTTTCTTTGCTAAAGTTTTTAAAACAAGTTTTAACCCTTGACAACCCACTTTCGTTTTTTAAAATTATTAAATTGTCAAAATATTTAGAGGATTAG
- a CDS encoding rod shape-determining protein, with the protein MLSKFFSLFSKDMAIDLGTANTLIYLKGKGIILSEPSVVAVKEDGRFKKVIAVGDEAKKMVGKTPGSIKAIRPLREGVIADFEVTEAMIRYFIQKVHNRGYFVKPRIIISVPSGTTQVERRAVKESAETAGAREVYLIEEPMAAAIGAGLPVTEPVANMIVDIGGGTTEVAVISLGGIVVSHSLKVAGDKIDEAIAVYIKKKYNLLIGEATAEQIKINIGDVLPEEPYATMEIKGRDLVTGIPKTITITSKEIQEAIKEPVDMIIQVIKQVLEETPPELAADMVDRGIVLSGGGALLKNLDKLIQKETGLNVFVAENPLHCVALGAGKALDEIDRLKEVMVQA; encoded by the coding sequence ATGTTAAGTAAATTTTTTAGCTTATTCTCTAAAGATATGGCTATAGACTTAGGAACAGCCAATACCCTCATTTATTTAAAAGGAAAAGGAATTATCCTTAGCGAACCTTCTGTAGTTGCGGTTAAAGAGGACGGAAGGTTTAAAAAAGTAATAGCGGTAGGAGACGAAGCAAAAAAAATGGTAGGTAAAACTCCTGGCAGTATCAAAGCTATAAGACCATTAAGGGAGGGAGTGATAGCAGATTTTGAAGTAACCGAAGCCATGATAAGATACTTTATCCAAAAGGTACATAACAGAGGCTACTTTGTAAAGCCAAGGATTATCATAAGTGTGCCTTCTGGGACCACTCAAGTAGAAAGAAGGGCGGTAAAAGAAAGCGCAGAAACCGCTGGGGCAAGAGAGGTTTATCTGATAGAAGAACCTATGGCAGCCGCGATAGGAGCAGGACTGCCGGTAACCGAGCCTGTAGCTAACATGATCGTAGACATCGGGGGAGGCACCACCGAGGTTGCGGTTATTTCTCTCGGAGGGATAGTGGTTAGCCATTCCCTTAAGGTAGCAGGAGACAAAATAGACGAAGCCATAGCGGTTTACATCAAGAAAAAATACAACCTTTTGATAGGGGAAGCAACCGCAGAACAGATTAAGATCAACATAGGAGATGTGTTACCTGAAGAACCTTATGCTACGATGGAAATAAAAGGAAGAGATTTAGTAACAGGAATCCCCAAAACCATAACGATTACCTCCAAAGAAATACAAGAGGCCATCAAAGAACCTGTAGACATGATAATCCAAGTAATTAAACAGGTCCTTGAGGAGACCCCTCCTGAATTAGCAGCCGACATGGTAGACAGAGGTATTGTCTTAAGCGGTGGAGGAGCCTTGCTTAAAAATTTAGACAAACTAATCCAAAAAGAAACAGGATTAAACGTTTTCGTAGCAGAAAACCCCCTCCATTGTGTAGCCTTAGGAGCAGGCAAAGCCCTGGATGAAATAGATAGGCTGAAAGAAGTAATGGTACAGGCTTAA
- a CDS encoding YHS domain-containing protein encodes MKLFLLLVLIFLVYYFYFRKRKNLIKQKNKPEVADLVLDEACQTYIRKEEALKIEIQGKTYYFCSKTCLQKFLEKLEGRY; translated from the coding sequence ATGAAGCTTTTTTTACTTTTGGTTTTGATTTTTCTAGTTTATTATTTTTATTTTAGAAAAAGAAAAAACTTGATAAAACAAAAGAACAAACCAGAGGTAGCAGACCTGGTTTTGGATGAGGCTTGCCAGACTTATATAAGAAAAGAAGAGGCATTAAAGATAGAAATTCAAGGAAAGACTTATTATTTCTGTTCTAAAACTTGTCTTCAAAAGTTTTTAGAGAAATTAGAAGGTCGTTATTAA
- the folK gene encoding 2-amino-4-hydroxy-6-hydroxymethyldihydropteridine diphosphokinase, with the protein MGSNLGNRKENLKKGLFFLQQTGLKVKALSNVYETSPWGFKTPNSFYNLIALVETSLSPWALLFEIKKIEASMGKIPKLLKGDYQDRLIDIDLIFYEDLVLDTKVLTLPHPLAHLRDFVLVPALEVIPDWVHPILKKTTQNLFEEKTRLFLSKKLKKIGPLL; encoded by the coding sequence TTGGGGTCAAACTTAGGTAATCGTAAGGAAAACTTAAAAAAAGGTTTATTTTTTTTACAGCAGACAGGTTTAAAAGTAAAAGCTCTTTCTAATGTTTATGAAACCTCTCCTTGGGGGTTTAAAACCCCCAATTCTTTTTATAATTTGATAGCCTTAGTCGAAACTTCTCTTTCTCCTTGGGCTTTGCTTTTTGAGATAAAGAAGATAGAAGCTTCTATGGGTAAAATACCTAAACTTTTAAAGGGCGATTATCAGGATCGATTGATAGACATAGACCTTATTTTTTATGAGGACTTAGTCTTAGATACCAAGGTTTTAACCTTACCTCATCCTTTAGCCCATTTAAGAGACTTTGTTTTAGTGCCGGCTTTAGAGGTTATTCCAGATTGGGTCCATCCAATATTAAAAAAAACTACTCAGAACCTTTTTGAAGAGAAAACTCGTCTTTTTTTATCCAAAAAACTTAAAAAAATAGGCCCTTTGTTATGA
- a CDS encoding LL-diaminopimelate aminotransferase gives MELSNRLKKVPPYLFVEIDRLKSEKLKEGADVIDLGIGDPDLPTPAEIIEVAKRALEKPENHKYPSNAGAFFYRKACADYMKRRFGLDFDPDTEVTTLIGSKEGIAHFPIAFINPGDVVLCPDPGYPVYHLGAIFTDGEPFYLPLTWENDFLPDFSKVPTEILEKTKILWLNYPNNPTGATSPKEFFKEVVALAKKYGFIIAHDAAYIEMYYEEPPISIFEVEGAKEVAIEFHSLSKTFCMTGWRIGFAVGNASLVSALAKVKSNMDSGAFTAIQEAGAYALNNLEKITPPLIKVFKERRDFLCAELERLGYQFKKPSATFYLWVKVPGGMNSKEFCKKVLQDLAIVVTPGVGFGAAGEGYFRIALTVDIERMKEAVRRLATLKV, from the coding sequence ATGGAACTTTCTAACAGATTAAAAAAAGTGCCTCCCTATCTCTTTGTAGAGATAGACCGTTTAAAATCTGAAAAACTTAAAGAAGGGGCAGACGTTATAGATTTAGGGATAGGAGACCCTGATTTACCTACCCCAGCTGAAATCATAGAAGTGGCTAAAAGGGCCTTAGAAAAACCAGAAAACCATAAGTATCCTTCTAATGCAGGCGCCTTTTTTTATCGTAAGGCCTGTGCAGACTATATGAAAAGAAGATTTGGGCTTGATTTTGACCCAGATACCGAGGTAACTACCCTTATAGGGTCTAAAGAAGGAATAGCTCATTTTCCGATAGCCTTTATCAATCCAGGAGATGTAGTCCTTTGTCCTGACCCAGGTTATCCTGTTTATCATTTAGGGGCTATTTTTACTGATGGAGAGCCTTTTTATCTTCCTCTTACATGGGAAAACGACTTTTTACCTGATTTTAGTAAGGTTCCTACAGAAATTTTAGAAAAAACCAAGATTTTATGGTTAAACTATCCTAACAACCCTACCGGAGCTACCTCTCCTAAGGAATTTTTTAAAGAGGTAGTAGCCCTTGCCAAAAAATATGGGTTTATCATAGCTCATGATGCGGCTTATATAGAGATGTATTATGAAGAACCACCTATTAGCATCTTTGAGGTTGAGGGGGCTAAAGAGGTAGCCATAGAGTTTCACAGCCTGTCTAAGACCTTTTGCATGACCGGTTGGAGGATAGGTTTTGCAGTAGGTAATGCATCTTTAGTTTCTGCTTTAGCCAAGGTAAAAAGCAACATGGATTCAGGTGCTTTTACTGCCATTCAAGAGGCAGGAGCCTATGCCTTAAACAACCTCGAGAAAATAACCCCACCTTTAATTAAGGTTTTTAAAGAGAGAAGAGACTTTTTGTGTGCTGAACTTGAACGTTTGGGCTATCAGTTTAAAAAACCTTCAGCCACCTTTTACCTTTGGGTAAAGGTCCCAGGAGGAATGAATTCAAAAGAATTTTGTAAAAAAGTTTTGCAAGATTTAGCCATAGTGGTAACCCCAGGGGTAGGGTTTGGTGCGGCTGGGGAAGGTTATTTTAGAATAGCCCTTACAGTTGACATAGAAAGAATGAAGGAGGCAGTAAGGCGTTTGGCTACCCTCAAGGTTTAA